In Vigna angularis cultivar LongXiaoDou No.4 chromosome 8, ASM1680809v1, whole genome shotgun sequence, one DNA window encodes the following:
- the LOC108318971 gene encoding pentatricopeptide repeat-containing protein At5g66631, whose translation MHLRSFFCEVNLLNRLSSQVQARSYVRRREPFPTKVAHYLKRAKLIDSIRLTLRSKTPDSSLPSLINHRLFDSFVLTHAIRSSPSVDSALSLVHALEKNSNFSHTHHTLNALATVLAKAGRCSALKSLIDAIQANRFGTIRISFMNLMQWHAAAGNLDTVLQVWEQYTLESNHLCTESYNIVMALYAQMGKDSQAVRVFQGMIDEGSLPNCRSFTIIIEHLVKSRKLSEAMEVFNLLPLMRVKRTLKQFSVLLEGFVGSKWFDEVKILVDEMQVDGILPSRGVSLLLQQMKEEGILEDKEQLLRGILPDERIRSVSYSVDGGDGDDDENENEVEDENINDASQCDLVDGVHLKPWLDPRALASALRNWSPDEVAALEGANFVWTTGLVCRMLRNFKIPEAAWSFFCWVANQSGFTHDIYTVQRIMTLLARHGRTDLVNTLISKIRIEGMRLPFSTIRLIIDFYGISKNADAAMKVFNDDRILCGPISNVNLMLLYSSLLRTLTKCGRNSDALDMLDDMILNGICPDIQTFSGLMLYFSQLGDIKTVQKLFAMIRQSGLEPDAYLFKVLIQGYCKSNRAALAWRLFEDMKNSGLVPDSATKELLVKSLWKEGRRREAAAVEESCEEINKVLPLALQGHEWTVSSADLRRVYNIYSNSFA comes from the coding sequence ATGCACTTGAGGTCGTTTTTTTGCGAGGTTAACCTGTTGAACAGGTTAAGCTCGCAAGTGCAAGCTCGTTCATATGTCCGTCGTCGTGAACCGTTTCCCACAAAAGTTGCTCACTACCTCAAACGTGCCAAACTCATTGACTCCATTAGACTCACTCTACGCTCTAAAACCCCCGACTCCTCTCTTCCCTCTCTCATAAACCACCGTCTTTTTGACTCTTTCGTGCTCACTCATGCCATTCGTTCTTCCCCCTCTGTAGATTCCGCTCTTTCCCTTGTTCATGCCCTTGAAAAAAATTCCAATTTTTCCCACACCCACCACACGCTCAATGCACTTGCAACTGTTCTTGCCAAGGCTGGTAGATGCTCCGCGCTCAAATCCCTCATTGATGCTATCCAAGCCAACCGATTCGGCACCATTCGGATCAGCTTCATGAATCTCATGCAGTGGCATGCTGCAGCTGGGAACCTGGACACTGTCCTTCAAGTGTGGGAACAGTATACACTCGAGAGCAACCATCTCTGTACTGAATCATATAATATTGTTATGGCTCTCTATGCTCAAATGGGTAAGGACTCGCAGGCTGTACGAGTTTTTCAGGGGATGATTGATGAAGGGTCTCTGCCGAATTGCAGGAGCTTCACTATAATAATCGAGCACCTTGTGAAGTCCCGGAAGTTATCGGAAGCAATGGAGGTTTTTAATCTGTTGCCTTTGATGAGGGTCAAACGCACTTTGAAGCAGTTCTCGGTTCTGCTAGAGGGTTTTGTAGGTAGCAAATGGTTTGATGAAGTGAAAATTTTAGTTGATGAAATGCAGGTTGATGGAATACTTCCTAGTAGAGGCGTGAGTTTGTTGCTGCAGCAGATGAAAGAGGAAGGAATTCTTGAAGACAAGGAGCAATTACTGCGAGGAATTTTGCCAGATGAGAGAATCAGGAGTGTAAGTTATTCTGTTGATGGTGGTGACGGGGATGATGATGAGAATGAGAATGAGGTTGAAGACGAGAATATAAATGATGCTAGTCAATGTGATCTTGTTGATGGAGTTCATTTAAAACCATGGCTGGACCCACGGGCTTTGGCAAGTGCCTTGCGGAATTGGAGTCCTGATGAGGTAGCAGCACTAGAGGGTGCAAACTTTGTGTGGACAACAGGGTTGGTCTGCAGGATGCttagaaatttcaaaatacCAGAAGCTGCATGGAGTTTCTTCTGCTGGGTTGCTAATCAAAGTGGATTTACTCATGACATATACACCGTACAAAGAATTATGACCCTACTGGCACGACATGGACGTACTGACTTGGTTAATACACTCATCTCCAAGATCAGAATTGAGGGAATGAGACTACCATTCAGCACCATCAGGCTGATCATTGACTTTTATGGGATTTCAAAAAATGCTGATGCTGCTATGAAGGTTTTCAATGACGACCGAATACTTTGCGGTCCCATATCAAATGTAAACCTGATGCTTCTGTATTCGTCTCTTCTAAGAACATTGACTAAGTGTGGAAGAAACTCCGATGCCTTGGATATGCTTGATGACATGATTTTAAATGGTATTTGTCCAGATATCCAGACATTTTCAGGCCTAATGCTATACTTTTCACAGCTTGGGGACATAAAAACAGTACAAAAGCTCTTTGCAATGATTAGGCAGAGTGGTCTTGAGCCTGATGCTTATTTATTTAAGGTATTAATCCAAGGTTATTGCAAGTCAAATAGAGCTGCACTAGCATGGAGGCTCTTTGAAGACATGAAGAATTCTGGTTTAGTGCCTGACTCTGCCACCAAAGAGTTGCTAGTAAAGAGTCTCTGGAAAGAGGGGAGACGAAGAGAGGCTGCAGCAGTAGAAGAGAGTTGTGAGGAAATAAATAAGGTTCTTCCGCTTGCATTGCAAGGTCATGAATGGACTGTCAGCTCTGCAGATCTCAGAAgagtttataatatttattctaATTCTTTTGCTTAA